Part of the Xiphophorus couchianus chromosome 19, X_couchianus-1.0, whole genome shotgun sequence genome is shown below.
AAAACTATGAacctaaaaagaataaaatatcagattatttaatataatcaattaagcttttatttatttaatgcaattttttttcaactgtGTAAGCATGAATCCCATTACCAGACTTTTGTATAACTGTTTACATGTACAGGTACTAGAATAATATCTAGAATGTTCAGAGTTGCATTGATTTCGTGGAGCTGAGGTAAATCTTGAGTTCAGAGTGGAAAAGGAATCTGAAAACCTGAGTTGAGATAAAAAACAGAGAACCCCCTGACCACATCAAATACTTCCTGATGATTTCAATCAGAACAAATATCATTAAAccactgttttattaaaaacctcttatatatttaaatatgttttctttcaggtaTCGTGTACTGCTCATTAAACTCCATCAAGATTCTTCTGCAAGTTTTCCTTTACAACAACAATGATGGTGATTTTATTGTAGAGACATTCGAAtagcgacagactggcgacctgtccggggtgtaccccgcctctcgcccggaatgtagctggagataggcaccagcaaccctcccgaccccattagggacaagggtgaacggaaaatggatggatggatggacattcaAATATGCTCAGCACCTGGCAAAATTATCCACAACTCTTTAacctttctcacattttgtcatgttacagctacaaactttaatgtatttaattggtATTCACTGTGACAAAGAGGTGCTTcgctgtgaagtggaaggaaaagaggttggattattagtttttaaagtgaaaatctgaaaagtgtggcatccATTTTGTATTGAGCGCTAAGATGATTAAGGAGGCTTGAATATGCATAAAAAATTTTTCAGGCTTTTAttaagaactttttaaaacGGTGCATCCATTGAATTTGTGTGGGCATAAGGGGGCATTGCCCGCCCACAGAATCAGCCGTGCCCCCCCCTGGACTGGAAACTGTTGTTTTTACGTCAGAGTGGCCAACTCTCTGTTATTCCTATATCGATTTGATACAGTAGGGGCTTCCGCACTTCTCATATATGTGCTTTCTGTCACctttttcagcagttaaaactgtttaatccgTTGTTAACACGTCGTAACCTGTTTTTTCGAGCCGCCTTTAAATGCAACATGAGCGCTAAGACTCTAGCGCTGGATTTACACCTGTGCGGAAACGaaggagacctgctgctgctgggcagCTGCGCAGGTGTGTCagaatcatggcagcaaaaCGCAAAGAACTTTGCACAGTTCTCTCTTCCCCCAAACTAACAGTGAGTTGAGTAATGCTGTTGGATGTTCGCTAAAAGATGAATAGGTAATGCCAATACAGCACCGTAAGCTTCTTAACAAGTAGCCTGTGGGCTACTGATGTTGATGTCTATGTTCAAAAgttacattcacttgagtaactcttttggaaaaaaaagtacttataagagtagttttactacactgtacctttttcttttacttgagtaattttattattgctACGTAGATTCATTTTGAATATGACCATTGCAATCGGTGTATCTATGGAGAATGTAGATTTCTGTGCGTGTAGGCCTGTGGTAAACGGTTAAAAACAGCCGTGCATCTCTACATTTCTATTTCAAAACGTCTGCAGTCTTTCTGGGTCTTCTCTTATCCTCGGCTCATTTGCCAGATGGATGCTGTGTGTTTGAAGCTGATAAGGTTTCTTTATCAGCAGAAACATTCCGAGCAGCTGCAATCAGGACACAGACTAGTACTATTCTGCTTTAGACAGTCAGTCTGATGTTTATCCCCACAAATCCAACAGAGGGCAGTTTGTGAGAGCCTTTGGCGCACTGATTCATATAAACATGTCCAGTTCTGGCCACATTACGAACATTCATTACACTGGAATCTCActgagtgtaaaaaaaacaatcttttatttgacttataaTCAACTTTCACACGTATTTAAACAAACTAGACTGTAAAAATAGACTTCCTATTCTTTTTATGCACATGCACATATAGGAACAGGAAGACGACACATCAAAGCTGTGCCCTTCCTCACCTCCGTCACCGTTCATCTTTCTCTAACAGCTAGGAATCACCTTCCTGGTAAAAGTGCATCAGAAAGTCCTGCAGAGTCCACCTACCCAGTGAGCTCCAGCAGCAGACTGTTGAGGCTAATCCCTGTTGAACGCTTGGCTCTCATTAACACGAAGATCTGCGGGAACTTTAGCACCATGCACATGAACAGCGTGCTGAAGTTGGCGATGTGCAGCAGAGTGTCGGACTGCATGCTGGatctttaagttttattttaaactgtttctaTAGTTTTATAAATGACACTAGCTTCCAGATGCTGCTGTGATGCAAACACTGTTAAGGTGCTTTTACTCTGATCGGAAATCCGGTGTATGTTTTCGAAATAATAGTAGAAATTAATTGTGTACGCTCGCTAAACTACTGTGACCAGGAATGATTAAAATccattaataaaatacaaattatataaatatattttaatgacaaaaaaagtatttatattacgtgattaaataaatgaacaatgcttttaatctggaaaaaatgCGCTTGACATCCGTTGATATGGCATAAACACGAcagtttcctgtcagccggCGGCATCGCTTCTCATTTCCGCATACACAGTCTGAAAGATGATTGGCTCAGAAACAACCACAGTATTTAAAACCTAGTAAGTACTGAGCGCAGGTTCATTTTCGAATTTAATAAAGCAGAGACGCATCTCAAAGTTGCAGGAAACTGGCCCTCAAAGACTGGAGCTGAAGTCTCCTGCCATACAATGTTATAATAACACTTTACATTGGTCTCAGTTAGCGCTGTTGCAAAAGACTGTTCCAGTAATCGAGTacttctatctatctatctatctatctatctatctatctatctatctatctatctatctatctatctatctatctatctatctatctatctatctatcttgtATTGATTTGTGTCAGTTCAATAAACACAATTGAAGTCCGTGATTgtcatgtaaaaatgtgaaaagcaatCTCTTCGTTGGTTTAAGGATTGACAGCCACTTCTTTTTTGCTCGTTTTCTTGAAGTCCTGGATAGATCTGGCAGTAAATGGAGCagcaaatacaatttttttttctttcagtgcatTTGCAAGTTCATCTCAAGAGGTATATGACAGGCTTgcctcctttttatttattttttttgacaaaggaCACGGAGTCATCACTGACGtcttatttatgcttttatgatGGTTCCTTCTCCGCAGCCTTCTTCTTTCCTCTGTAGCTTCCGTGAAAGAGTGGCAACGCGTCCTGTCGGATCATCTCCTGCCCGTGAGGCATGATCTGCCTGCTGCCATACACTTGATTGGCGGTGTTGGGGACGATCTCGGAATAGACCGAAAGGTTTTTCGGTAAAGACTTCTCCTCCATTGGGGCATCCTGCAAACATCCACAGGTTGTCGCCGTGGGTGAGGAGTGGCAAAGTGTGTAGGGGCTGTTGTG
Proteins encoded:
- the cimip5 gene encoding ciliary microtubule inner protein 5 — its product is MDPPKSRSEYDESRKNPVSLAEQWKDLCVKERSIALGWDETWGAVLDCGTQDAPMEEKSLPKNLSVYSEIVPNTANQVYGSRQIMPHGQEMIRQDALPLFHGSYRGKKKAAEKEPS